The proteins below come from a single Rosa rugosa chromosome 2, drRosRugo1.1, whole genome shotgun sequence genomic window:
- the LOC133730056 gene encoding ATP-dependent 6-phosphofructokinase 2 isoform X2, with translation MAEPTTEEMMILSLSPVKLHKLPHLTDYLSQLPTHTNPLQHNPFYHPSDGFYITPSDVILRQIVYDLAASDAASAHPASAYHRAGPRRHILFEPSSIRAAIVTCGGLCPGMNTVVRELVLGLWDLYGVRQIFGIKAGYRGFYSMDPIQLNPKLVNHWHKIGGTVLETSRGGFHLQKIVDAIQHRGYNQVYIIGGDGSMRGAVEIFHEICRRKLNIAVTGIPKTVDNDVGIIDRSFGFQTAVEMAQQAISAAHVEAESAVNGIGLVKLMGRSTGHIALYATLSSRDVDCCLIPETEFYLEGKGGLFEFLEQRLRENGHAVLVVAEGAGQDIIPRNEAQKQERDESGNPVFLDVGQWLKSELKNWWSRDHPNELLTVKYIDPTYMIRAVPANATDNLYCTLLAHSAIHGVMAGYTGFVPGPINGNYAYIPVEEVAKAKNEVNTRDHQWAWVRSVTNQPDFMRTID, from the exons ATGGCAGAACCCACAACAGAGGAGATGATGATCTTGTCACTGTCTCCGGTGAAGCTCCACAAACTACCCCACCTGACCGACTATCTCTCACAACTCCCCACCCACACCAACCCACTCCAACACAACCCCTTCTACCACCCTTCCGACGGCTTCTACATAACCCCATCCGATGTCATCCTCCGCCAGATTGTCTACGACCTCGCCGCCTCCGACGCCGCCTCCGCTCATCCCGCCTCAGCTTACCATCGCGCCGGCCCACGACGGCACATCTTGTTTGAGCCGTCGAGCATCCGTGCGGCTATTGTGACATGCGGTGGGCTGTGCCCGGGCATGAACACGGTGGTGAGAGAGCTGGTTCTTGGCCTCTGGGACCTCTACGGAGTCCGTCAGATTTTTGGTATCAAGGCTGGCTATCGTGGATTTTACTCTATGGATCCCATCCAGCTTAACCCAAAGCTCGTCAACCACTGGCACAAGATTGGCGGCACTGTCCTCGAAACCTCCAGAGGTGGTTTTCATCTTCAAAAGATTGTCGATGCCATCCAACATCGCGGCTATAATCAG GTGTACATTATAGGTGGAGATGGCTCAATGCGGGGGGCAGTTGAGATATTTCATGAGATTTGTAGGCGAAAACTGAACATTGCGGTTACTGGGATTCCAAAAACAGTTGACAATGATGTTGGCATCATTGACAGATCTTTCGGATTCCAGACAGCAGTAGAAATGGCCCAGCAGGCAATCAGTGCAGCTCATGTGGAGGCTGAAAGTGCAGTGAATGGAATAGGCTTGGTCAAGTTGATGGGTCGAAGTACAGGCCACATTGCTCTCTATGCAACATTGAGCAGCCGAGACGTGGACTGCTGCCTAATCCCAGAAACTGAGTTTTACCTGGAAGGAAAAGGAGGGCTATTTGAATTCCTTGAGCAGCGACTGAGGGAGAATGGACACGCAGTGTTAGTTGTGGCTGAAGGAGCGGGACAGGACATAATTCCAAGGAACGAGGCTCAGAAACAGGAGAGGGATGAATCTGGAAACCCAGTGTTCCTAGATGTTGGCCAATGGTTGAAGTCGGAGCTCAAGAATTGGTGGAGCAGGGATCACCCCAATGAGCTCCTCACAGTCAAGTACATAGATCCTACATACATGATACGGGCCGTCCCTGCAAATGCTACGGATAACTTGTACTGTACGCTTCTTGCCCATTCAGCTATTCATGGAGTGATGGCTGGTTACACTGGATTCGTCCCTGGCCCTATCAATGGCAACTATGCTTACATTCCAGTTGAAGAGGTAGCAAAGGCTAAGAATGAGGTCAACACGAGAGACCACCAATGGGCGTGGGTAAGATCTGTCACAAACCAGCCTGATTTTATGAGGACTATTGACTGA
- the LOC133730056 gene encoding ATP-dependent 6-phosphofructokinase 2 isoform X1, with protein MAEPTTEEMMILSLSPVKLHKLPHLTDYLSQLPTHTNPLQHNPFYHPSDGFYITPSDVILRQIVYDLAASDAASAHPASAYHRAGPRRHILFEPSSIRAAIVTCGGLCPGMNTVVRELVLGLWDLYGVRQIFGIKAGYRGFYSMDPIQLNPKLVNHWHKIGGTVLETSRGGFHLQKIVDAIQHRGYNQYSIMAQVYIIGGDGSMRGAVEIFHEICRRKLNIAVTGIPKTVDNDVGIIDRSFGFQTAVEMAQQAISAAHVEAESAVNGIGLVKLMGRSTGHIALYATLSSRDVDCCLIPETEFYLEGKGGLFEFLEQRLRENGHAVLVVAEGAGQDIIPRNEAQKQERDESGNPVFLDVGQWLKSELKNWWSRDHPNELLTVKYIDPTYMIRAVPANATDNLYCTLLAHSAIHGVMAGYTGFVPGPINGNYAYIPVEEVAKAKNEVNTRDHQWAWVRSVTNQPDFMRTID; from the exons ATGGCAGAACCCACAACAGAGGAGATGATGATCTTGTCACTGTCTCCGGTGAAGCTCCACAAACTACCCCACCTGACCGACTATCTCTCACAACTCCCCACCCACACCAACCCACTCCAACACAACCCCTTCTACCACCCTTCCGACGGCTTCTACATAACCCCATCCGATGTCATCCTCCGCCAGATTGTCTACGACCTCGCCGCCTCCGACGCCGCCTCCGCTCATCCCGCCTCAGCTTACCATCGCGCCGGCCCACGACGGCACATCTTGTTTGAGCCGTCGAGCATCCGTGCGGCTATTGTGACATGCGGTGGGCTGTGCCCGGGCATGAACACGGTGGTGAGAGAGCTGGTTCTTGGCCTCTGGGACCTCTACGGAGTCCGTCAGATTTTTGGTATCAAGGCTGGCTATCGTGGATTTTACTCTATGGATCCCATCCAGCTTAACCCAAAGCTCGTCAACCACTGGCACAAGATTGGCGGCACTGTCCTCGAAACCTCCAGAGGTGGTTTTCATCTTCAAAAGATTGTCGATGCCATCCAACATCGCGGCTATAATCAG TACTCCATCATGGCGCAGGTGTACATTATAGGTGGAGATGGCTCAATGCGGGGGGCAGTTGAGATATTTCATGAGATTTGTAGGCGAAAACTGAACATTGCGGTTACTGGGATTCCAAAAACAGTTGACAATGATGTTGGCATCATTGACAGATCTTTCGGATTCCAGACAGCAGTAGAAATGGCCCAGCAGGCAATCAGTGCAGCTCATGTGGAGGCTGAAAGTGCAGTGAATGGAATAGGCTTGGTCAAGTTGATGGGTCGAAGTACAGGCCACATTGCTCTCTATGCAACATTGAGCAGCCGAGACGTGGACTGCTGCCTAATCCCAGAAACTGAGTTTTACCTGGAAGGAAAAGGAGGGCTATTTGAATTCCTTGAGCAGCGACTGAGGGAGAATGGACACGCAGTGTTAGTTGTGGCTGAAGGAGCGGGACAGGACATAATTCCAAGGAACGAGGCTCAGAAACAGGAGAGGGATGAATCTGGAAACCCAGTGTTCCTAGATGTTGGCCAATGGTTGAAGTCGGAGCTCAAGAATTGGTGGAGCAGGGATCACCCCAATGAGCTCCTCACAGTCAAGTACATAGATCCTACATACATGATACGGGCCGTCCCTGCAAATGCTACGGATAACTTGTACTGTACGCTTCTTGCCCATTCAGCTATTCATGGAGTGATGGCTGGTTACACTGGATTCGTCCCTGGCCCTATCAATGGCAACTATGCTTACATTCCAGTTGAAGAGGTAGCAAAGGCTAAGAATGAGGTCAACACGAGAGACCACCAATGGGCGTGGGTAAGATCTGTCACAAACCAGCCTGATTTTATGAGGACTATTGACTGA
- the LOC133730059 gene encoding DNA-directed RNA polymerases IV and V subunit 4-like codes for MSDKGGKGFTLPNGKGVKSTPLNDAPLKDSSAKSKKARNVQFSSQGSKSDKSAPASSKANSGKGGKGDSGIGGKKEQEPLQLKVENELPKGAKCLMDCEAADILQGIQEQMVILSKDPTIKLPVSFDRGLQYTKKSTHYTDPESVRRVLENLKTYGVTDGEICVIANVYPETADEVFALLPSLKARRIMLDDPVNDVLSELAKLKKSA; via the exons ATGTCGGACAAAGGTGGAAAGGGTTTTACTTTGCCCAATGGAAAAGGAGTGAAATCCACTCCTCTCAACGATG CTCCTCTCAAAGATAGCTCAGCCAAGTCCAAGAAGGCAAGAAATGTTCAGTTTTCTTCTCAAG GTTCAAAATCTGATAAGTCTGCTCCTGCTTCCAGCAAAG CTAATTCGGGAAAGGGAGGAAAAGGAGACAGTGGAATTGGAGGAAAGAAAGAACAAGAACCACTGCAGCTCAAAGTTGAGAATG AACTGCCTAAGGGTGCCAAATGTCTGATGGATTGTGAGGCTGCGGATATCTTGCAAGGAATCCAGGAGCAGATGGTCATATTGTCTAAAGATCCTACAATTAAACTCCCTGT ATCCTTCGATAGGGGACTGCAGTACACCAAAAAAAGCACCCACTATACAGATCCTGAGTCTGTCAGACGAGTTCTTGA GAATCTCAAAACATATGGTGTCACAGACGGCGAG ATATGTGTGATTGCCAATGTGTATCCAGAAACTGCCGATGAAGTTTTTGCTCTACTCCCTTCCTTGAAG GCTAGGAGAATCATGCTCGACGACCCAGTCAATGATGTTTTGAGTGAGCTAGCTAAGCTTAAAAAGTCAGCATAa
- the LOC133730061 gene encoding subtilisin-like protease SBT5.4, with translation MLLEKNGVIHPSSIWKKARFGEDTIIANLDTGVWPESESFSDKGFGPIPSRWKGICQNDTTGFSCNRKLIGARYFNKGHAALAGALAGPVLDPSVYSARDLNGHGSHTLSTAGGNFVPGASVFGVGNGTAKGGSPKARVAAYKVCWPEFGVSLGVEHPQNYFEDGAAIGAFHAVKHGIVVVCSAGNSGHDAGTVTNVAPWIITVGASTLDREFEAFVELRNGLRLKGRSLSKPLPDDILYPLITGAQAKAVNSSAEDAMLCLRGTLDPKKVKGKILVCLRGISPRLDKGQQAALAGAVGMILCNHEASGNVLSDDYHVLPASNINYKDGVAVFAYINSTDDPLGFITAPTAQLNRKPAPFMAAFSSRGPNMLTPQILKPDITAPGVNIIAAYTQAKSPTGQSYDKRRIPFVTESGTSMSCPHVAGVVGLLKTLYPDWSSSAIKSAIMTTARTRDNTVNPMRNGSFIKATPFNYGHGHIRPNRAMDPGLIYDLNINDYLDFLCVIGYNKTMMQLFSEAPYKCPKSASLVDFNYPSITVPDLSGSVTVTRRVKNVGSPRGATYAVRIREPVGISVSVEPNILKFNKIGEEKSFKVTLKAKRPGAAKNYVFGGLIWSDGKHYVRSPIVVSSAAGAV, from the exons ATGCTACTGGAAAAGAACGGAGTAATTCACCCCAGTTCTATATGGAAGAAGGCCAGATTTGGTGAAGATACGATCATAGCCAATCTTGACACTG GTGTGTGGCCCGAATCGGAGAGCTTTAGTGACAAAGGGTTTGGACCCATTCCATCAAGGTGGAAAGGAATCTGTCAGAACGATACCACTGGGTTTTCCTGCAACAG GAAGCTCATCGGAGCAAGGTACTTCAATAAAGGACATGCTGCACTGGCAGGTGCACTGGCAGGGCCAGTACTCGACCCTTCTGTTTACTCTGCACGAGACTTAAACGGTCATGGCTCTCACACTCTATCGACGGCAGGTGGGAACTTTGTTCCTGGAGCAAGTGTGTTTGGCGTGGGGAATGGGACTGCCAAAGGTGGCTCCCCCAAGGCCCGAGTTGCTGCTTATAAAGTGTGCTGGCCAGAATTTGGCG TCTCACTTGGTGTTGAGCACCCTCAAAATTACTTTGAGGATGGCGCTGCAATTGGGGCATTCCATGCTGTCAAGCATGGTATAGTTGTTGTATGCTCAGCAGGAAATTCTGGTCATGATGCTGGAACTGTCACAAATGTTGCACCATGGATAATAACCGTTGGAGCAAGTACTTTGGATCgagagtttgaagcttttgttGAACTCCGTAATGGGCTGCGCCTCAAG GGAAGAAGCCTTTCTAAACCTTTGCCAGATGACATACTTTATCCACTTATAACTGGTGCACAAGCCAAAGCTGTCAATTCTTCTGCTGAAGATGC GATGCTTTGTCTTAGAGGAACCCTGGATCCTAAGAAGGTGAAGGGCAAAATTTTGGTCTGTCTTAGGGGTATCAGTCCAAGACTAGACAAGGGTCAACAAGCAGCTCTGGCCGGAGCAGTTGGGATGATTCTTTGTAATCATGAGGCTAGTGGTAATGTACTCTCTGATGATTATCACGTACTACCAGCGTCAAACATTAATTATAAAGATGGGGTTGCTGTCTTTGCCTACATAAATTCAACAga TGATCCATTGGGATTTATAACGGCCCCAACAGCACAACTGAATAGAAAACCTGCTCCATTCATGGCAGCTTTCTCCTCGCGAGGGCCAAACATGCTCACTCCTCAGATCCTTAAG CCTGATATCACTGCTCCTGGTGTAAATATCATAGCTGCATACACCCAAGCAAAAAGCCCTACAGGACAAAGCTATGATAAACGCAGGATTCCGTTTGTTACTGAATCTGGCACCTCCATGTCTTGCCCTCATGTAGCTGGAGTTGTAGGCCTTCTGAAGACGCTCTACCCTGACTGGAGTTCATCTGCAATAAAATCTGCAATCATGACAACTG CAAGAACGAGGGACAACACTGTGAATCCAATGCGGAATGGCTCGTTCATTAAAGCAACGCCATTCAATTATGGGCATGGTCATATAAGACCAAATCGTGCCATGGATCCTGGCTTGATCTATGACCTAAACATCAATGATTACCTAGACTTTCTTTGTGTCATTGGCTATAACAAGACAATGATGCAACTTTTCTCTGAAGCTCCTTATAAATGCCCCAAGTCAGCCAGTCTTGTTGACTTCAATTACCCTTCAATAACAGTCCCTGATTTGTCTGGCTCAGTCACTGTGACAAGAAGAGTGAAGAATGTTGGTTCTCCCAGAGGGGCCACATATGCCGTCCGAATTCGCGAACCAGTTGGAATTTCAGTATCAGTGGAGCCTAATATCTTGAAGTTCAATAAAATAGGTGAAGAGAAAAGTTTCAAGGTAACCCTGAAAGCTAAGAGACCTGGTGCAGCTAAGAACTATGTGTTTGGAGGGCTTATTTGGTCGGATGGCAAACACTATGTAAGGAGTCCAATAGTAGTTTCCTCTGCTGCTGGTGCTGTTTAG
- the LOC133730055 gene encoding glucan endo-1,3-beta-glucosidase 5, translated as MLEAAAARVVCLIAICWLTAPSRGAEAAIGVNWGTLSFHKLKPSTVVDLLKDNKISKVKLFESDPDCLEALKGSGIQVMLGIPNEMLAFLSSSTDASDLWVRRNVSRYVVKNGVDIRYVAVGNEPFLTSYSGQFQPYVMPALLNLQLSLAKVNLASYVKLVVPCNADAYEAALPSQGAFRPELTQLMTQLVSFLNSNGSPFVVNIYPFLSLYGSSDFPQEYAFFEGTSHSVTDGSAVYNNAFDGNFDTLVAALSKLGYGQMPIVIGEVGWPTDGAISANLTAAMTFNQGLINHVLSNKGTPLRPDVPPGDVYLFGLLDEGAKSTLPGTFERHWGIFSFDGQAKYPLNLGLGSRRLINAKNVEYLPSRWCVANPARDLSAVESHMKLACNVADCTTLSYGGSCNGIGAKGNISYAFNSYYQVQMQNEQSCDFDGLGMVTFLDPSTGECRFLVGVTTSSSTSISQLHHSPAIVWIWILITWRVWIFVE; from the exons ATGTtagaagcagcagcagcaagggTAGTTTGCTTAATAGCGATTTGCTGGTTGACAGCTCCAAGCAGGGGGGCAGAAGCAGCCATAGGAGTGAACTGGGGGACCTTGTCATTCCACAAGCTCAAGCCTTCCACTGTGGTGGATCTCTTGAAAGACAACAAGATATCCAAGGTGAAGCTTTTCGAGTCAGACCCAGATTGCCTTGAGGCTCTCAAGGGCTCTGGGATTCAGGTCATGCTTGGAATCCCCAATGAGATGTTGGCCTTCTTGAGCTCTTCCACTGATGCCTCTGATTTGTGGGTTCGCCGCAATGTCTCTAGATACGTCGTTAAAAATGGCGTCGATATAAG GTATGTTGCAGTCGGAAATGAGCCATTCCTTACAAGTTACTCGGGTCAATTTCAGCCTTATGTCATGCCTGCATTGCTGAATCTACAACTGTCCTTGGCTAAAGTGAACCTTGCAAGTTATGTGAAGTTAGTGGTACCCTGTAATGCTGATGCCTATGAGGCTGCACTTCCTTCTCAAGGGGCGTTTCGACCTGAACTAACTCAACTTATGACTCAGCTTGTTTCGTTTCTCAACTCAAATGGTTCTCCTTTTGTAGTCAATATTTACCCATTTCTAAGTCTCTATGGAAGCTCAGATTTCCCTCAAGAATATGCATTCTTCGAGGGGACTAGCCATTCTGTCACAGATGGTTCCGCTGTTTACAACAATGCATTTGATGGAAATTTTGACACACTGGTTGCGGCCCTGAGCAAACTGGGATATGGTCAGATGCCTATAGTTATTGGGGAGGTGGGTTGGCCGACAGATGGAGCCATCAGTGCAAATCTCACTGCTGCAATGACATTCAACCAAGGCCTCATAAATCATGTTCTAAGTAATAAAGGAACCCCTCTAAGGCCAGATGTCCCTCCGGGGGATGTATATCTTTTTGGTCTGCTTGATGAAGGGGCAAAGAGCACACTTCCGGGAACCTTTGAAAGGCACTGGGGAATTTTTTCCTTTGATGGCCAGGCTAAGTATCCGTTGAACCTTGGTTTAGGCAGCAGACGATTGATAAATGCAAAGAATGTTGAGTATCTTCCGTCTAGGTGGTGCGTGGCCAACCCAGCAAGGGATTTGTCTGctgtcgaaagccatatgaaaCTTGCCTGTAATGTTGCAGATTGCACTACACTCAGCTATGGGGGATCATGTAACGGAATTGGTGCAAAGGGAAATATCTCATATGCTTTCAACAGTTACTATCAGGTCCAAATGCAGAATGAACAGAGCTGTGATTTTGATGGGCTTGGTATGGTCACTTTCCTAGACCCTTCAACGGGTGAGTGCAGGTTCCTTGTGGGTGTTACTACATCCAGTTCTACGTCCATTTCTCAACTACATCACAGTCCAGCCATTGTTTGGATTTGGATTCTTATTACATGGAGGGTTTGGATTTTTGTGGAGTAA
- the LOC133730057 gene encoding protein phosphatase 1 regulatory inhibitor subunit PPP1R8 homolog yields MYGRAGLDRFRKAQSLEPFSVNANAKSSTPAQKSPPAVAVQEAGPQHQHQHLTQIGEGQSSWQPPEWAMDPRPGVYFLQVLKDGQLLDRIPLDRRRNIFGRQSHTCDFVLDHQSVSRHHAVVVPHKNGSIYVIDLGSAHGTFVANERVTKDTPVELEVGQSLRFAASTRTYVLTKNDAALFPRPPMPSEVDLPPPPDPSDEEAVVAYNTLLNRYGLTRSSKLPRPNESANSANKNGDTQHPERASKRIKKARVSFRDQVGGELVEVVGISDGVDVETEPGPIGVKEGQSLVGKYGSLVQTTVIPKGKEQSSAKEANNSHKGMTEKLQQVLDRVKTAPKGGIYDDLYGESYSGKVGTSWAYPSLSSTASPSKDSDEKPSNANHGTNSGQVDDDEDDLFGD; encoded by the exons ATGTACGGCAGAGCTGGGCTTGATAGATTTAGGAAAGCTCAGTCCTTGGAACCCTTCTCAGTGAATGCCAATGCGAAATCCTCCACTCCAGCTCAGAAGAGCCCCCCTGCTGTTGCTGTTCAGGAGGCCGGCCCTCAGCATCAGCATCAGCATCTGACTCAGATTGGTGAGGGTCAGTCGAGTTGGCAGCCCCCCGAGTGGGCAATGGATCCCCGCCCTGGTGTTTATTTTCTTCAAGTCTTGAAGGATGGTCAGCTTCTCGACCGCATTCCTCTTGATAGGCGCCGCAACATCTTTGGCCGCCAATCTCATACTTGTGATTTTGTGCTTGATCATCAGTCTGTTTCCCGCCACCATGCTGTTGTTGTTCCTCACAAGAATGGAAG CATATATGTAATTGATTTGGGATCTGCGCACGGTACTTTTGTTGCAAACGAACGCGTGACTAAAGATACCCCTGTTGAGCTTGAAGTTGGGCAGTCTTTGCGGTTTGCTGCATCAACTAGAACTTATGTCTTAACAAAGAACGATGCAGCTCTTTTTCCTCGTCCTCCAATGCCTTCCGAGGTTGACCTGCCACCACCACCTGATCCATCTGATGAAGAAGCTGTCGTCGCTTATAATACGCTTCTAAATCGTTATGGTCTGACCAGGTCTAGCAAACTGCCTAGGCCCAATGAGTCAGCTAACTCCGCAAACAAAAATGGTGACACCCAGCATCCGGAGAGAGCCTCTAAGAGAATTAAGAAGGCAAGAGTATCATTCAGGGATCAAGTTGGAGGAGAGTTGGTTGAAGTTGTTGGTATATCAGATGGTGTGGATGTAGAAACAGAACCTGGTCCGATAGGTGTAAAAGAAGGGCAAAGTCTTGTTGGAAAATATGGATCCCTTGTACAGACTACAGTAATTCCCAAAGGGAAGGAGCAATCATCTGCCAAGGAAGCGAATAATTCCCACAAGGGGATGACTGAAAAATTACAACAAGTCTTAGATAGAGTCAAAACTGCTCCAAAAGGTGGGATATATGATGACCTTTATGGAGAATCTTATTCGGGCAAAGTGGGCACTTCCTGGGCATATCCTTCACTTAGTTCCACTGCCTCTCCAAGTAAAGACTCTGATGAAAAGCCATCGAATGCAAACCATGGAACTAACTCAGGCCAAGTTGATGATGACGAGGATGATTTATTTGGAGACTGA
- the LOC133730058 gene encoding uncharacterized protein At4g26485-like — protein sequence MGREDEEEEYQQERETDDESSASEEESESEEKWRKHYSSRHRILLVGEGDFSFSVSLATHFGSARNMVATSLDSQEKICSKYSNAIANVRELEEKGCLVLFGVDAKTMSQHYFLSTQRFDRIVYNFPHVGFLFREESYCQIQLNKRLVKGFLRNAKLLLKKEGGEIHISHKEGHPYDKWDLVKKARKIGGLVLTQSVPFCKDDYPGYDNKRAHGTFSDASFHLGDCTTYMFSLA from the exons ATGGGaagagaagacgaagaagaagaataccaACAAGAAAGGGAAACTGATGATGAATCTTCAGCTTCAGAGGAAGAATCAGAATCGGAAGAGAAATGGAGAAAGCACTACTCATCCAGGCATAGGATATTGTTGGTCGGAGAAGGAGACTTCTCCTTCTCTGTGTCTTTAGCCACACACTTCGGATCAGCGCGCAACATGGTCGCCACCTCTCTCGATTCCCAGG AGAAGATATGTAGCAAGTACAGTAACGCAATAGCGAATGTGAGGGAGCTTGAAGAAAAGGGATGCCTAGTGCTCTTCGGAGTTGACGCCAAGACCATGAGTCAACACTACTTCCTCAGCACTCAGAGGTTCGACAGAATTGTCTACAACTTCCCTCATGTCGGCTTTCTCTTCCGGGAGGAAAGCTACTGCCAGATCCA GTTGAACAAGAGATTGGTCAAGGGTTTTCTCAGGAATGCTAAACTTCTTTTGAAAAAAGAGGGAGGGGAGATTCATATCTCTCACAAAGAAGGCCATCCTTACGACAAATGGGATTTAGTGAAGAAAGCACGCAAGATTGGAGGACTGGTTCTGACCCAATCTGTGCCCTTCTGCAAGGATGACTATCCTGGATATGACAACAAGAGAGCCCACGGTACCTTTTCCGATGCCTCTTTCCACCTTGGGGATTGCACTACTTACATGTTTAGCCTTGCTTAA